TTATAAGAGGTTGCATCGAGTGCATTATTAGACTGGGCCGGATCTTCTACAGTCATACTAATTGGTCTTAAGTTGGAAGCCCGAGTGTATTCGGAAACTTGTGGGTCCTCTTCGGGATCAGCGTCACCAAAGGTAATCTCAATCCAGATGATGACGTTGTTGACTGCTATACGCAGCGGGTGAAAGAGAAGTGGAAAGGAGAGAATTAACATTGATCCCAGACAGAATTTGCCAATCACTATCCAAATTGAGTTAGGATCATAGTTCAATATTAAATTACCCAAGGTTTTATTTCCAAAGGTTAAATATCCTGACAAACCAACTATCAGAAATAGTGCTGTCGACAGAGATATTGAATTATTAATGACTAAAGTGATATTTTCCATGCTATTGTCTTTTAGTTCATTTATCATTGGAAATAAGTTCATAGACCCCgtaaaagcaaaaattATAATACTAAAAGTCGATAATAACCCCTTGAAATCGTGGATTTTCCACCAGCATATGTCATTTCTTAACATATCTGTTAGCTCGCCCTTTCCTAGCTCAAACACAAAATGACTAAATACTAGAATTGATATGTAGGCCAGCGCGAAAAGACCCAGAATACTAGAATACTTCAATTgatctaattttttcactaaaCATAACGGAATAATGACCACAGTGGATGCAATAATCCAGTAATTCCTTTCACCACCAAATAGTCCCGGAAAAAGATCACCAATAAGAACCAAGTAGCTTAATCCAACACCAAAACATTGAACTATCATTGCCAGATCAAAGATTGGGGCTAAAGTGGGATAGGTGAGCATGCATAAtgtgaagaaagaagagtTCCTTGGGTTGATTAAAGTCTTGGAACATTTAGAGAGCACAAAGAGACCCAGACCAGATGTTATCGCAGCTAATAATGTCAGAATAACCCCTACCAAAACCCCATCACTTTTAAAACTGTACGGAATGGCAAGTGTACCAGCGCCAACTATTGTCTTAACCAGATTTGCCGTAGACGAAAGAGCACTTGATGTAGCCTCCATGTCTTAGAAtgatttttctcttttgtaTGCTATGTTTTAATTGCGGAAATTTGCCTTTCCGTTGACGCTTGTTGTTGACCTCTTATCTATTTGAGGGTCAAATCTGACTTCGGATGAAGAAGTTACAAGCGTATGATAAGAAGTGAACGATGTGGAAGGAAATAACATTCATACTAAGTCACGTGGTTCGTACAGATAATACACAAGATACAAAATTACATAGAGTTAATAGTAGATGCGAACATCATTGGAACCCAGTAGCAAGGAACCTTTGGCCGTAAAGGACAGCATTGGCCAATGAAACCGACGATAGTACCAACGGCCAAGTTCTTCCGTATCTTAATGCACTAAAGGACTTCTTACCTCCAACAATCAAATACAGGGCAGACCAAGTAGCAATGAACCCAGCCCCATTCTCTAAATCGTTGTCATAGATCATGTATGCCCCTATGGCTTGCATcgtagaaaaaaaaagggcaGTCTTAGTGGTTATACCAACTCTGGGAGTAGAAGATCTAGAAAATACCCTTGACATTGGTATCGAAAGAGCAGGGGATTGTGTTGGAGGCACTTTGAAACTTGGGGATAAGACTGGAGTCGATGCTAATAGTGCTGCGTTGGCAAGTGCAGGATAAGGTGTCCTTGTCAATGCATATAGACGGCGAAATGGTGACAGAAGTTCATCTTTGGCATCATCAGTAACGGGATTAGCAGACATTTCTTGTGTGTTGAATATAATTGAAGGTGTAGTTTATTGTATCTTTTCGTTAGATTTGTCTTTTCTCTTCGCATCTCCCCCTAAAGGCCGTTTCTTGAAATATCTTGGACAAAATGAAACGATGCTTTATAAGTTAGAAGGGACCCACCCCCTTGGCCGAAGAATTGCagcaattgaaatttttaaaataatacagTAGTTATGTCGCTATTTAGACTCTCGTAAGTGGAGTATGAACCGTTTATCATGTAAGCAAACCGAAATGTTACCGTAGATATCAGGTCGGGTCTTGGTTGGTAAActcttttattgtttttgttcatGCTTATAGATGTATAGAAAATGCTGTACCTATTCAATTACTCTAAAATTCTCTCTTCTAACCTCTTCAATCACGTCTTTATCCTTTATGGAGGGCTTGTAACAACCAGGAAAGTCCTTCTCATATTCCTTGCCGTGAAGCAAttcgaagaaaatatcCATGCAAGGGCTAGAGTTGTCTTCgatatcttcttctttcttgggGCAGACGCATCGACACCCGCATCCGAAGTTATAACCCTTATCGAACGTGTTGGAATTTTCCTGGCTTTGTAAGGCATTCTTCGGACAATGTTGCAGCGATGAATGTCTATAGCCAATGTCCCTGAAGTAATGAACATCTTCTAGGTCCAGGATCATTCCCAACCCGATTGAATGGATTGGCGCGTCACCCCATCTTTCAGTCCAGAAACCTCCGGActcttccaaaaatttgaaataagCGTTATAGATCTCATTGTCGAATAAATCAACGCGGGCAATCTCAAAGTTACTCCAAAAGTGACACAAATTGTAATCTTCCCCTTCAATGGAATCCTCCAGCAATGGCACCTTAGAACGAGCCCTTTCGACCAAATACTGTATACCTTCCAAATCCTCCCCATTATTCACTTGGGCGCGATTCTCTAGCAAAAAGTCTACCATCAATTTTTCCGTCAACTTTGGTTTTGCCTCCCAGGGGAAATTCACCCACCtagaaatttcttcatcctctgTATCTAGAATGTTATAGTTAAATGTAAATAATTTCCAGAGGGTGCCTAGATTATCCTTTAAATCTGctgtttttttgataaagctTTTCGTTGTTCTGAACAGATTGGGGACGGTCCAGTATAGTTCAGTTATCAACACGGTAAAcccatattttttgttatttttggcCATCTCGAAAAAAGGATCATATGAGATGTCACAAAAGAAGTCTACATCTGGTTCTATTCTCCAATACCATTCATACTTAGAGACTAATGGGTGCTTATAAAAGAGCCCGGAATAAAATCGGCACATTTTGTGATAAGACTCCATATTACCATACATTATACCGCGATCGTTTTGGTCTTCCAATGCAGCCTTAAACTGCAATGAATTACGAACCTCAGCAGGAAACTCCCACGtaatttcatcaacaagGCCAAACTCCACACTGGCATTAGTTGCAGCTTGGATTTGGTCCTTAAAATAATCTGTGAAGGGTTCatcattcaagaaaacGTATGGATATTTGAACCACTGATTGAAGTGGCCCTCTATACTTCTCATAGTTTTCAGTACGTCGTCCATTTCTTCGTTTCTTGTGAGCATAACAAAAGATGCATTCATTTTGGAGTAATCAGGATTTTGTAAGTACAAATTTGTATCGGCACAACCCCGGAAAAACGGCTCGTCTTTATCAGTGGAATAATCCTGGAAGGAGTAAGGTAAATTATTTGGATCATGTACAATATCTTTTGCGGAAAATGGCCAGTTGCCCAAACGGTAAAGTATGGCGAAAACACATCccaagaaaaggaagacaTATCGCTTTTGTCGATACTTATCCAGCAAGAACCTTCTCACTTTTGGCTTCAATCTTATAGCCATGCTAATTGCATCTAAATATGATTTATATCTAGCTCTTTTCGGGACTACTGTGCTTATAATCGCAGACCGTTAGCTTGATATACACAGTAAATTTcagccattttttttttcgtttttcaTCTATATCCGAGAAAAGgaaccaaaaagaaaaagagctCAGATCGAAATACAACCGTCGTAGTATAATACAAATTTGAGGTAGAAAATTAGCAAAACATACAATTAATTATTCGGACCTTAGTTTGAAAGGAGCTGGAGGCTGGCCTGTTAATTCTCTAATTAAGGAAATGTCCTCAGTGACTTCATCTGGTTTCAGAGACTGTAAAGGCGGTGCGGTTTTGGTAGAATATCGTTGGGCCCCAcggttttttttcttttcatttccattGCCATTGTCTTTGGGATTCTTCTCTCCAAATAAAAATGCATATAGATCAGTGCCTTCATTTACACCTTGTAAGAAATCCGAGTCAGAGGCCATACCTGACTTGTAGGTTAGGTTGTTGATATGGGGAAATTGTGATCCTTGTCTAGAACCTTGGCCATTACTTCCAGAACCATTTCCAGTTTGGAAATCAGATTCTTCttgattattattgttaccTCTTGTTTCTTTAGAAGTGTTCCTTCTTCTTAAGGTTCTTCGATCGTTTCCAGCACCTGTGTCAGTAGCACTTTCGTTTGCTGTATCTCTTCCATACTCATTGGACGAAGAGTCCCAACCGCTTATTGTGTGGCTTCTCGTGTTTTTCTGGTACTGCGGCCTACTATAATTCATAGCATAGGAATGTACATTAGCCACATCCATTAGTAATCTTTCCTCCtgtaatttctttattttttgctcTATAGATGAATATAGTCTTTCTTTGCATAATTTGATGAGCTTCTCGTGCTCAGCCTTAGCTTTCTCGATATCTTCCTGAAATTCGATACCGGAACGAGAGACACGGTACTCTTCAAATAGGCGTAGTCTGACTAACTCTAGGtctctttcttcctctaAATCTCGTACTTGGCGAGCGTATTGACCATTATCACCTTGATGCAGAGAAGTTAGATCAGTTTGCAGTGCTGTCAGCCTATCTTTATATTGATTATCTCTCtctaaataaaaattctGATAAATCTTGTTTACTTTAGATTCGATAttaaatcttcttttgtcCTTGCGGGACAAGTCCTTGTTACTAACCTTTTGGATAGCCATCAGTTTCGAATACAATGCACACGGAGCTCTACAGTTCCTCTTGTTCTCTTGAAGCTTTTCCAAGGGTTCATTTTACCTGAAAAATTGTTTGcgttttttcttcctcaaACCTCAGGCGAAATCATCAATATATAAGCTAaattattggaaaaaaagataccTGAACATATAATGGAGtatagaagaagagaaggaTTAAACGAAGGCTGATTTTTGAGCCGAATAAAGAGGTTTACATACATCTAATTTGTTGGGTGCAAATTTTTGTGATTACAGACAAGAATtatgtttattttgtaGCTAGCTTAGTTTTCGAATGCGCCACCCATTGGTCATGACGTGCGATGACTTCTGGAATTATCATCTCTTCAATGCTATGGTGTTTTTCATCTAAACGTACCCAGTCtccttttctgttttcaGGGGATACAAAAATTACCTGCTTGTTTCTCGTTTGTAAAAGGTTCCCAATGACCAATTGATGGTTGTATCTATCCAGGGCCTGCGTACACTTGTAAAGCAACATGGATTCATCGGTTTCTAGTTTGAACGAAACAATCATAGCTTGAGTGGCCCATGATTCCACCAGTCTTCTCAAAAACTTAGGGACAGGGTCAAGGTTCACAATAAGTTTACCATCAGGTGTCGTCCTAGTCGTACCGTCAGTGTCATTATTTGCTCCCATCTTACTGTTGTCTCCCGATTGAATCTTGTGCTGAGGTAGTCTTGAATatggaacaaaaaaatcactGACAGCAGCAGCTAAATAGAACAAGCAACCACTATTATTCAATAGCTTGGCTATACTTTTCAGCGACCATAAGTATTGGTTGACCGTGGTGAATGGCAATAGGAGTAGTTTCTCCTCTTTCTCCATGTATTTTTCGTATaactttttgttctttaaaACATTTTCAGCAAACTCAGGTTTGATTTTGCCTTCAGAATCAATATAATCCAAGAATAAAGTGTCAATGCTATGGGAGAAGGACCT
This region of Saccharomyces paradoxus chromosome IX, complete sequence genomic DNA includes:
- the CAB2 gene encoding phosphopantothenate--cysteine ligase CAB2 (Subunit of the CoA-Synthesizing Protein Complex (CoA-SPC)~similar to YIL083C); the encoded protein is MPPLPVLNRPQIHTSVTEISHAIDRTIKEELFPVAYTTEEEQYFKTNPKPAYIDELIKDAKEFIDLQYSLKRNKIVLITSGGTTVPLENNTVRFIDNFSAGTRGASSAEQFLANGYSVIFLHREFSLTPYNRSFSHSIDTLFLDYIDSEGKIKPEFAENVLKNKKLYEKYMEKEEKLLLLPFTTVNQYLWSLKSIAKLLNNSGCLFYLAAAVSDFFVPYSRLPQHKIQSGDNSKMGANNDTDGTTRTTPDGKLIVNLDPVPKFLRRLVESWATQAMIVSFKLETDESMLLYKCTQALDRYNHQLVIGNLLQTRNKQVIFVSPENRKGDWVRLDEKHHSIEEMIIPEVIARHDQWVAHSKTKLATK
- the AIM19 gene encoding Aim19p (similar to YIL087C) is translated as MSANPVTDDAKDELLSPFRRLYALTRTPYPALANAALLASTPVLSPSFKVPPTQSPALSIPMSRVFSRSSTPRVGITTKTALFFSTMQAIGAYMIYDNDLENGAGFIATWSALYLIVGGKKSFSALRYGRTWPLVLSSVSLANAVLYGQRFLATGFQ
- the SDS3 gene encoding Sds3p (Component of the Rpd3L histone deacetylase complex~similar to YIL084C) codes for the protein MAIQKVSNKDLSRKDKRRFNIESKVNKIYQNFYLERDNQYKDRLTALQTDLTSLHQGDNGQYARQVRDLEEERDLELVRLRLFEEYRVSRSGIEFQEDIEKAKAEHEKLIKLCKERLYSSIEQKIKKLQEERLLMDVANVHSYAMNYSRPQYQKNTRSHTISGWDSSSNEYGRDTANESATDTGAGNDRRTLRRRNTSKETRGNNNNQEESDFQTGNGSGSNGQGSRQGSQFPHINNLTYKSGMASDSDFLQGVNEGTDLYAFLFGEKNPKDNGNGNEKKKNRGAQRYSTKTAPPLQSLKPDEVTEDISLIRELTGQPPAPFKLRSE
- the KTR7 gene encoding putative mannosyltransferase (mannosyltransferase involved in protein glycosylation~similar to YIL085C) yields the protein MAIRLKPKVRRFLLDKYRQKRYVFLFLGCVFAILYRLGNWPFSAKDIVHDPNNLPYSFQDYSTDKDEPFFRGCADTNLYLQNPDYSKMNASFVMLTRNEEMDDVLKTMRSIEGHFNQWFKYPYVFLNDEPFTDYFKDQIQAATNASVEFGLVDEITWEFPAEVRNSLQFKAALEDQNDRGIMYGNMESYHKMCRFYSGLFYKHPLVSKYEWYWRIEPDVDFFCDISYDPFFEMAKNNKKYGFTVLITELYWTVPNLFRTTKSFIKKTADLKDNLGTLWKLFTFNYNILDTEDEEISRWVNFPWEAKPKLTEKLMVDFLLENRAQVNNGEDLEGIQYLVERARSKVPLLEDSIEGEDYNLCHFWSNFEIARVDLFDNEIYNAYFKFLEESGGFWTERWGDAPIHSIGLGMILDLEDVHYFRDIGYRHSSLQHCPKNALQSQENSNTFDKGYNFGCGCRCVCPKKEEDIEDNSSPCMDIFFELLHGKEYEKDFPGCYKPSIKDKDVIEEVRRENFRVIE
- the AVT7 gene encoding Avt7p (transporter~similar to YIL088C) → MEATSSALSSTANLVKTIVGAGTLAIPYSFKSDGVLVGVILTLLAAITSGLGLFVLSKCSKTLINPRNSSFFTLCMLTYPTLAPIFDLAMIVQCFGVGLSYLVLIGDLFPGLFGGERNYWIIASTVVIIPLCLVKKLDQLKYSSILGLFALAYISILVFSHFVFELGKGELTDMLRNDICWWKIHDFKGLLSTFSIIIFAFTGSMNLFPMINELKDNSMENITLVINNSISLSTALFLIVGLSGYLTFGNKTLGNLILNYDPNSIWIVIGKFCLGSMLILSFPLLFHPLRIAVNNVIIWIEITFGDADPEEDPQVSEYTRASNLRPISMTVEDPAQSNNALDATSYNEQERLLPNGTFDNGSIESQENSNNERGTMAVAGDNEHHAPFVKFRFYWITALLLISMYTLALSVESFALVLSLVGATGSTSISFTLPGLLGYKLIGSDSLAIGKMIPPRDRFYKRCSLLLVFYGISVMFLSLYVTVFNRSDEA